GTCGATGCCGTAGTAGGACGTGGTGCCGACGATCTCGCCGGTGACCGCGTCGCGCTGCACGAAGGGCACCCGGGCGCCCTTGAGCTGCTGCACCTCGGCGTCGGCGACGAGCTGCGCCATCTCGTCGACGGTCTGCGGGGTGGCGTTGAGCAGGAAGCGCCAGACGTCGTCGTCGCGCCCGACGGCGGCGAAGAGTCCGTCGACGTGGTCCATGGTGAGGCGTTCGAGGATGACGTGCTCGCCGGTGAGGGTGGGTGCCTCGTGCCACCGCGACGGCACCTCGCGCAGGTAGTCGGGGATCGGCGCGCGGACGCCCGGCGCGGGCTCGATCTGACCGGGTGTGAGCTTGAGCGGGATCACCCCGGCCCAGTGCGGCAGGTCGAGGTCCTCGGGCTCGTCGTTGACCCCGCCTTCCCGGGTGCGCACACTCACCTCGTGCAGCGGCAGCCGCAGCATCGCGGTCTGCGCCAGCTCCTTGGCGTCCGGCGGCCGGGTCGATGCGGCGCGCCCGGTGCCGAGCTTCTCGACGAGCGCGGTGAGCACCGCCGACTTCTCCGCCTCATCGGTGACGAGGGTGGCGACACCGTGCGCCACGAGCGACCGGTAGTTGGCGCTGTGGTGGAACTGCGACCGGGCCAGCACCAGCCCGTCGAGGTGCGTGACGCTGAAGCAGATGCCGATCCCGTCGAGCCGGGCGGCGAGGAAGGGGCGTGAACCCGTGGACGCGTGCACGTAGACGGCGTCGTCGACGCGGACGAAGAGCGTGGGCAGCGTGCGGGGCTCGCCGTCGACGACGAAGGAGACCGTGCAGTGCCAGGCCTCGTCGAGGATGTCGTGGGCGGCCTGCCGGCCGTAGGTCATCCGGTCGCGCTCGCGCAGGGAGGTGGTACGAGGAGTCTTGGCA
This portion of the Allocatelliglobosispora scoriae genome encodes:
- a CDS encoding bifunctional pyridoxamine 5'-phosphate oxidase family protein/GNAT family N-acetyltransferase, whose protein sequence is MYAKTPRTTSLRERDRMTYGRQAAHDILDEAWHCTVSFVVDGEPRTLPTLFVRVDDAVYVHASTGSRPFLAARLDGIGICFSVTHLDGLVLARSQFHHSANYRSLVAHGVATLVTDEAEKSAVLTALVEKLGTGRAASTRPPDAKELAQTAMLRLPLHEVSVRTREGGVNDEPEDLDLPHWAGVIPLKLTPGQIEPAPGVRAPIPDYLREVPSRWHEAPTLTGEHVILERLTMDHVDGLFAAVGRDDDVWRFLLNATPQTVDEMAQLVADAEVQQLKGARVPFVQRDAVTGEIVGTTSYYGIDQLNRSVNIGITALGQRWWRSGVNTESKLLLLTHAFETLGCVRVQWEAHSHNVRSHTAIERLGATREGTLRRHKKLADGTWRDTAVFGMTADEWPAAREALIGRLLPRPIGEA